Genomic window (Rossellomorea aquimaris):
AAGTGTTCTGCGGGTAAATTTTAGCTGGTATAGTAGAAATCCTGTTTATTCAATTGCTTGTTGTCACTATTGATCTCTGGCACACAGATCTCTAATATATGATGAGGGTAACTCCTTAGATTCCTGCGAAATAACGGTTGTACCTAAAGATACTTACAAAATTATTTTTGAAAAACTTATTAATCAAAATAAAAAACCACCAAATATGTATTTGGTGGAGACGGTGGGACGTGCACTTCCATGCTTTCGACATGGCACTGACTATATCTTGAACCTGTAGTAGAGGTCCTTTGGCGTATTATGCGAAATATAAATTTATCTGTTGAGAGATATAAATTCCGCATCCTAGTACTACCGAGGTTCGGCAGCCTATAAGTCGATACACGGCTGTTGGATTGCTCCACATACCGCTCGGCATTGCCTTATCACACTGTGTGTGACTTAGGTTTCACCGATAAAGCCAAATTTTCACTTATGTGTTGCCACATAAGGCGACTATAACTAATCGAACCCACGTCCAGAAACATCGCCACTTAAGCGTCTACGAGCGTAGTCGATATATTCGCAAGTTCACTGCAGCTTCTGCCTATCGACGGGCGTCCGTGCAGCTAGTCTGATTGTTCTCTTCCTTTGTCCTCAGACGGTGGACTCCGGCGTAGCCTACTAAGAGTGAGTCCCTTACCCTACCACATAGGCGATGGAGGGAGGAACAGCTAAAGCGCTATTATGCAGCTAAAGCTAAGTTATTGTTAGTTTTGCCAGTTATTATTGGCTTTGACGTTTTATCGTGGACGATCCCCACGGCTCGCAACCTAAGCTCGAACTATCCCTGTCGAATCCGTAACGTCCCCATGATAGAAAGGGAAGAACGGGAAAGAATAAGTTCAGCGTGTAAGTCACTTATTCAATTGTTCTTACAGCCACAAGATTACCTCGCGACATCTATTAGTATAACAAATCCTGAGATAATTGCAAATGTCAGATTCCGGAAATCTGTACAATTACATCCCTTTTTGACGCTGAGCCAGTTCTCTCTGGATAGAGCGATTTGCTTCTTTTCGTTTCAAATCTTCACGTTTGTCATACTTTTTCTTACCACGGGCAAGACCGATCAGAAGCTTGGCTACACCATTTTTGATGTAAAGCTTTAACGGAACGATACTATATCCTGCTTCCTTCGAATCACCGATCAGTTTATTGATTTGCTTTTTATGAAGCAATAGCTTACGTGTTCTGAGAGGTTCGTGATTAAATCGATTTCCCTGTTCATATGGACTGATGTGCATATTATGAACGAAAATTTCTCCATTTTGAACACGGGCAAAAGAATCTTTCAAGTTCACGCGACCGCCACGGATCGCTTTGATTTCAGTTCCCTGCAGCACAAGACCCGCCTCATATGTTTCTTCTACGGCATAGTCATGACGCGCCTTTTTATTTTGGGCAATAAGTTTGCCTTCTCCCTTTGGCATTGGAATCCCCCTAGTCATCGCTGGTTTACTCATTATTATCTCATATTTCTTAGAAAAATTGTATTGTTACACTTGGAAAAGAAAAGGAGCAAAGGTTATCCCATTGCTCCTGAACCTTTATTTCTTCTTTTTGCGTTTGCTTCGAGGCGCATTTTCAAAGTGTTTCTTATTCGTCTTTTTCTTCTTGTTGTTTTTCGGTGGACGCGTTGACCATTCCCCGTCCTTTTTTCGGTCTGAAGATCGATTCGATTTCCCCCGGTCCGATTTCCCTTTATCAGTGCGGATCGAGCGGACACGGTCTTCACGTTCCTTGCGATTATTCTTCATTCCTACGATTTCAAAGTCGATGGCACGCTCATCTTTATTGACGCTCACGACACGAACGGTGATCTCGTCTCCGATCCGGAATACGTTTGCGGTTCTTTCACCAATCATGGCAAGATGACGCTCAT
Coding sequences:
- the smpB gene encoding SsrA-binding protein SmpB; its protein translation is MPKGEGKLIAQNKKARHDYAVEETYEAGLVLQGTEIKAIRGGRVNLKDSFARVQNGEIFVHNMHISPYEQGNRFNHEPLRTRKLLLHKKQINKLIGDSKEAGYSIVPLKLYIKNGVAKLLIGLARGKKKYDKREDLKRKEANRSIQRELAQRQKGM